A stretch of DNA from Thiohalorhabdus sp. Cl-TMA:
CATGAAGGAATCTCGGGAATCGTTGAGGATATTTGGAAGAACCACACGACGAATCCCGAAGTCAAGATTCGGTACCAGGATAGTGATGGGGAAGAGGTCAAGCAGAAGGTTCTTGAGCTCTTCTGCATGGGTACCGGAGGACCCGAGACCTATACCGGGCAAGACATGCTGACCGCCCACCGAGGAATGAATATTAATGAGCAAGAATTTGTGGCGGTGATTG
This window harbors:
- a CDS encoding group I truncated hemoglobin; protein product: MSEVNGKSLYERLGGHEGISGIVEDIWKNHTTNPEVKIRYQDSDGEEVKQKVLELFCMGTGGPETYTGQDMLTAHRGMNINEQEFVAVIDDVLDAMNKNGCGQQEKDEVLAILYSMKPEVVHV